The proteins below come from a single Lepeophtheirus salmonis chromosome 4, UVic_Lsal_1.4, whole genome shotgun sequence genomic window:
- the LOC121116106 gene encoding dolichyl-diphosphooligosaccharide--protein glycosyltransferase subunit 1 translates to MKCVLALLLVSSACVCGTYGVLLTESIHDGIVVKSWDRNMDLSSQLLKMTSKITFENKGKGSVDTVLISLPSSLRSKVAFVGASQKKTHLVVSEAKVGGRSGDSFWSIRLKEALQPSGSVVIEVKIVLAQLLRMFPEEISQKEKQLVQLTGLGHQVYSAYLVRSQTTRVQLPNSNIESYSTAKPVAQVDNAITYGPYSNTAPFTMDPLTLHYENNRPFLTISRIERVMELSMWGNIAVTETLDVRHTGAKLKGSFSRYEYQRENSGVSSVKSFKTYLPSSALDVYYRDDVGNISTSSMRVLDDAVEVELRPRFPLFGGWKTHYTIGYNVPSYEYLYTDSGSRFVLNMRLLDHVFNDMVVEDFVLKIILPEGVTVGQLDTPYQIKRDSNTLHYTYLDTTGRTVVWMKNIGLMVEDHIQDFQLEFHYPKWTMVREAIMLICEYFFLFLLALIYVRLDFSIAKDEGNETRMKVAGICEILTGHQDKRARCYTAFDDALAKLKSTKDLGSFSQAIKKVNSDHKTETGAITDLNGSLKTIAPEIGEKISELQKLDKVFREHQTNQQSLFEKLVNGKLVKQQFIDQEAVINKKKEECVEKINTIVRSF, encoded by the exons ATGAAGTGTGTTCTTGCTTTACTACTTGTATCCTCCGCCTGTGTGTGTGGTACGTATGGAGTACTTTTAACGGAGTCCATCCACGATGGAATCGTGGTCAAATCCTGGGATCGGAATATGGATCTCAGCTCTCAATTGCTCAAAATGACCTCGAAAATAACCTTTGAAAACAAGGGCAAAGGATCCGTGGACACTGTTCTGATCTCTCTTCCCTCCTCACTCCGCTCCAAAGTGGCCTTTGTGGGCGCAAGTCAGAAGAAGACGCATTTGGTGGTGAGTGAGGCCAAAGTGGGAGGTCGTTCCGGAGACTCTTTTTGGAGCATCCGTCTCAAAGAGGCTCTTCAACCCTCTGGATCCGTGGTGATTGAGGTGAAGATCGTCCTGGCTCAACTCTTGCGCATGTTCCCCGAAGAAATCTCTCAAAAGGAGAAGCAATTGGTCCAGTTGACTGGATTGGGACATCAGGTCTACTCAGCCTATTTAGTTCGATCTCAAACCACGCGGGTTCAACTTCCAAACTCCAATATTGAAAGCTACTCCACTGCCAAACCCGTGGCGCAAGTGGACAATGCCATCACCTATGGCCCCTATAGCAATACTGCTCCTTTCACAATGGATCCCCTCACTCTTCACTACGAAAACAATCGACCCTTCCTCACCATCTCCCGTATTGAAAGAGTCATGGAGTTGAGCATGTGGGGCAACATTGCAGTCACGGAAACATTGGATGTGAGGCACACGGGAGCTAAGCTCAAAGGATCCTTCTCACGCTATGAATATCAGAGAGAAAACTCGGGTGTATCCTCTGTCAAgtcttttaaaacatatttaccATCCTCTG CTTTGGATGTCTACTATCGTGACGACGTGGGTAACATTTCCACATCCTCCATGAGAGTTTTAGATGACGCTGTTGAAGTTGAACTTCGTCCTAGGTTTCCTCTATTTGGAGGATGGAAAACACACTACACCATTGGATATAATGTCCCTTCCTATGAGTATCTTTATACGGACTCTGGATCCCGTTTTGTTCTTAATATGAGACTTTTGGATCATGTCTTTAATGATATGGTGGTTGaggattttgttttgaaaatcattcttCCTGAGGGAGTGACTGTTGGACAACTCGATACGCCCTATCAAATTAAAAGGGATTCTAATACACTCCACTATACTTATTTGGATACAACGGGACGTACAGTTGTGTGGATGAAAAATATTGGACTTATGGTTGAAGATCATATCCAAGACTTTCAACTTGAATTTCATTATCCCAA ATGGACCATGGTACGAGAAGCAATTATGCTCATCTgcgaatattttttcctctttctgCTTGCCCTTATTTATGTACGGTTGGACTTCTCAATCGCTAAAGATGAAGGAAATGAGACTCGCATGAAAGTAGCTGGGATTTGTGAGATTTTAACAGGACATCAAGATAAGCGTGCACGGTGCTATACCGCATTCGATGATGCACTTGCAAAACTTAAATCAACCAAGGATTTAGGATCATTTTCTCaggcaataaaaaaagtcaattctgATCACAAAACTGAGACTGGAGCAATAACAGACTTAAATGGTTCCTTGAAAACCATTGCACCGGAAATCGGTGAAAAAATATCCGAATTGCAAAAATTGGACAA gGTCTTCAGAGAGCATCAAACTAACCAACAGAGTCTTTTCGAAAAATTAGTCAATGGTAAATTGGTCAAACAACAATTTATAGATCAAGAAGCCGTTATTAATAAGAAGAAAGAGGAGTGCGTTGAGAAAATTAATACCATTGTACGCTCGTTTTAA